CCTTAAGTCCATGTAGTAACACAAACTTAGGACCTCTCCTGAACTTCATCGTTAACTCTTGGAAATCCCAAGTAATAGGACCCCATTGTTCCAACCACTGGACTCCCAATACCATATCACAACCTCCCAAAGGAATAACCATGAAGTCAGCTGCGAAAGAGTTGTGTTGAAAGTTCCATGAAAAGTTGTTGATTTTAGCACTCACACCCAGCTTACGGCCATCAGCAACCGCTACTCTTGCAGAACTCGCTGGCAGTAACTCACACCCCAATTTTGTTGCTGTTTTCTCGTCAATGAAGTTGTGAGTTGAACATGAGTCAATGAGCACAAATAAGGTTCTCTTGCCAGCTAATCCTTTTACTCGCATAGTACGATACTGAGGTACCAGTGACTGCATTCACAGAAATCTGAGCTACTTCTTCATGATTCTGCTCTTCAATCATCTCCTGTTCCTCAGGCGTCagttcttcttcctcttccaccTCCATTACAAACAATTGCGTCTTTTTGTGCTTCAAAAAGTGACCAGGTGTGTACTTCTCATCACAAAAATAACACAGACCAGCAGCTCTACGTTTGCTCATTTCCTCATGCGTAAGGAACTTCCGAGGTTGAGTCTCAcgtagcttctctggagcaggAAGCAAAGCAGGCTTTCCTTCAGCCTCTGCTTTGTGAGGCAGTAACCCTTTCCCCGCAAACGCCGGCTTCCCCTGTGACCATCCCGACTCAAAAGGCTTCTTTGGATGAGCCTTCTCATACAATCGTCCCAACATCAGACATTGGCGAACTGACACTGGCTGAAACATACGAATATGCATCTGAGTGTCAAGGCGTAATCCTGCCAAATAAGCGCTGACGAGATAGTGCTCAGGAAGGTTGACTCGAGTACGAATCAGCTCAAATCTCCCATGATACTCAACTATACCATTAGTCTCCTGCAACTGCTTCAACTCTGCAAAAGGATcatccaacaactcttcaaaACGTTCAGTCAACAACATCAAATACGTTGGCCAATTCTGTAACAAGTTTCGATGAGTCTCAGATTGTAGTACAGCGTGATGCCAAGTAGCGGCAAGGCCATCAAAGTGCATCGACGCTATACCAACTTTCAACTCCATAGGTGTTTGATCCATGTAAAAGAACTGCTCCACCTTACATAACCAATCCTTCATCCCTTCACCATTGAAACGAGGGAAATCAAGTTTCGTCAAACGCGTCATACCAGAGTAGTGAGGAGCAAATCCTCCACGTCCACGACCGGGATCTGGATTCATCAACGGAGGAAAACGCTCCGGTGGATGATTCTCACTAGTCGACACGTTGTCCTTCTGCAACACGATCAATCGGAGCGTCTCTGCGATATCACTGATGTGTTGATCGAGTTTCGCGCTCAATTTCTCCGATTGATTCTCCATCTTAGCTTCCAGAGCTTCGATTCGAGCTCCAAAAGCTCCTTCTGCTTCACGGATCGCCGCTTCCTTCATCTGCATCTGCGCACGAGTTTCCGTCATCGTTCTCCGAAGAATCGTCGAGGCTCTGATACCTTTGATAAGAGATAAACGTCACTTTGATATTACGAAGATAGAAAATGGAATCCAACGTTTGATAAACACCGATTCCTACTCACAGTGATGATCCTCCAACAATGGAAATCAACAAAGATGAGATTGTATCACgcagagagagatgagagagagaaagtgtaACAAACTTTTACAACTTTTCGAATGAatctaaaaatagaatataatttgtttatatcTTCGTATTTTCTTCTTTCCTGTGACGTGTCCCTCGTGATGTGGCAACTCGCTTCCTTTACTATAACAGACAACTGATGGAACATGggataacaaaaagaaaaatactccCTCTAATATCGAATAACAATCaccatgtattttttttttcctcaaaagATTATATACGTAAAGGGATACACCCACAATCAACATTCATACAATCACATGAAGATGATATAAACCATTACAGACATCATTTTTACCCCAAAACATTGTCCATACAGTGAACGCCAAAGAAAAAATACCACAAGATGAACCTTTTTCTATCAGCTACCACTGTACCTAACCATTGTGGGAAACTTCTGGCTACATAGGACTGTCTCCACAGAGGCAAAGTAACATTTCTAGCAAGAAAAAGGTACATTTATTCGTGTTTCACAATTCAACCTTGTATGTTTTTTCAAAtaaccttcggaatttgaattCTGGTTGGAAAGTAGCCATGCCGAAAGACATTCTATAACTTTAAGAAGAACTACATCCTTTTCTGCAAATATCACATTATCAAAATGATGAAAGACTATGAAAGGCCATGCTCTCTAAAGTCCAACAAGACCTTTAAACTTTACTTCTTGTAGATTCAAAATATTAGCGAATGATTTCCTACTATGCatgatactatatatataagttcCATATTAAGTGAAGTGAACCCAGtaaaattttgaacaaaaatccTTGAAATTACTAGCTTGTAAATTCCTGTTTTGGATATCACATGCTTCACAGAAATATTACTGGAAATAGATTAAAAATCAAAGCCAAGTTGAAAAATAGTTAAAAGTGAAAATGGAAGTTTTACGAAATGAAAAATAGATCGTGTGTCACGTGCGATGCACTAGGGATTTGGCGGTGTCTTGCAAGCGAACCGCACGAGGGTTGCTGTTGCCGCGTTTTAAAATCAGAAACGCTCGAATTGATTGCGACTGTTTATATTTCGCTGCCGTCTAGAGTTGTTTTGGAAACACCGCTCTTTTAGGTCAATCCTCTATCTCGCCGGACTCCCCCCCAACGCCGCCGGTAATATCTTCCCGAGGTTTCATTTCGTCGACATGAAGCTCACCGTTAAGACGCTCAAGGGTAGTCGTTTTGAAATTAGCGTTTTGCCCACCGACACGGTCAGTCCCCTTTGTCTTTTAACCTTTTTTCTGCTTCCTTCGTTCGAATCAGTAAAATTCAGATATCATTTAACAAAGAGAGGATGACTTTGATGAATTACTAGATTCagaatttcaaaatttgttcGATTAAATTTGTCTATTTGTTGAGTGGAGtgtttatgtgtgtgtgtgttcttACTGAAGATAATGgcggtgaagaagaagattgaagatTCACAGAGCAAAGACAGCTATCCATGTGGCCAGCAACTGTTGATTCACAACGGAAAGGTTTTGAAAGATGAAACTAGTTTGGTCGACAACAATGTCACCGAGGAGGGGTTTCTTGTTGTCATGCTTAGCAAGgtgctttattttattttattttatcaaatatttttctttttttttgcataggATGCAGTTTCTGGTTTCTTTTGCATAATGTTTACTATGACACGAGCAATACATGAGATGATTTTTGTAGAATAAGTAAGAGGTTTAAAAGATGACCTTTTTCGAGTACTGCAATCTTTGTTCATCCTGGTTCTTCAAATTTGTAGTATTCTGTTTCAAGGATAACATCTCGAACAACATGTGTGCTAGGTGCATGCTATGTTTTGTTCTTTCCTCGTTACTGAAAATTACATATAGTACTTTTATGTCTTTGTCGAGGTGACATTATCCTTACCTTTATCTTTTGTTATTGATAGAACAAAACTGCAAGTTCAGCTGGTTCATCTTCTACTCAGGTAAGcgtatttctttttctttttttctctctcatgTTGTTGCACATCATTTTTATTAGTCCAGTGTTCTCAGTGAAAAACTTTGTTCCTATCTGACAGCCTACTTCCACGACCACATCTTCAACTACGGTAATTTTCTTCCATATATGTTCTTGTTTATCCAGTCACAACCATTTGGATTCCTTGGTTTATTTAATACGAGTTTGTACAAATTAACCAGCCTGCAGCTCCGTCTACAACCCAATCTGTAGCTGTGCCAGCTGCAAATACTACTCTTGCCCAAGAACAACCTGCGTAAGTTTTATTCTTTGACATAAGAGGCTTCGTTGGAAAGAAAATGGTCTTCTTTTAACCTGTGTTAACtgaatttatatttctattgttTGTATAGGGCACAAAGTGGCACCGATGGTCAGACTCCATCAACTTTAGTTAGTGGCACTAGTGTTGAGCAAAGGGTTCAACAAATAATGGAAATGGGAGGAGGCAGCTGGGACGAAGAAACAGTTATTCGTGCACTTCGTGCAGCGTATTACAACACTGAGAGAGCAGTTGATTATCTATATTCTGTATTGCCCCCACTTCTCTGTAACAGTCTTCTTTGTGGGAATGAAACGAAACTTCtgaaatttggttttattttcaggGAATTCCTGAAAGCGAAGATACTCCACCACTAACTAACATATCGGGAGTAGGATCTGGCGGTGCAAACCATGCCGCTCCTCCTGCCTCTGGAGGACCTAATGCATCTCCTTTGGATTTGTTTCCCCAGGTAAGAGCTTGTTATGTTTTTGCAACGAATTAAGAGTTTGTTGGAGCTGAGTTCCCTTTGTGCATGCTACGGGTTTGTTATTTTTCCCAGGAAGCAGTGTCTGATGCTGGTGCTGGAGATCTTGGAACGCTTGATTTCCTCAGAAGCAATGATCAGGTTATCCCTTCTTTTCATTTGTTAGAACAAGTAGAGGGATTTAAGGATTCGACGCAGCTTCTTCATACACTAATCTTGTTACAtttccatttgttttttttagttccAACAATTACGATCCATGGTCAATTCCAACCCCCAG
The Raphanus sativus cultivar WK10039 chromosome 1, ASM80110v3, whole genome shotgun sequence DNA segment above includes these coding regions:
- the LOC108815118 gene encoding probable ubiquitin receptor RAD23a isoform X1, which produces MKLTVKTLKGSRFEISVLPTDTIMAVKKKIEDSQSKDSYPCGQQLLIHNGKVLKDETSLVDNNVTEEGFLVVMLSKNKTASSAGSSSTQPTSTTTSSTTPAAPSTTQSVAVPAANTTLAQEQPAAQSGTDGQTPSTLVSGTSVEQRVQQIMEMGGGSWDEETVIRALRAAYYNTERAVDYLYSGIPESEDTPPLTNISGVGSGGANHAAPPASGGPNASPLDLFPQEAVSDAGAGDLGTLDFLRSNDQFQQLRSMVNSNPQILQPMLLELGKQNPQLLRLIQENQAEFVQLLNEPYEGSDGEMDVFDQPEQETPHAVNVTPAEQEAIQRLEAMGFDRALVIEAFLACDRNEELAANYLLENSADFED
- the LOC108815118 gene encoding probable ubiquitin receptor RAD23a isoform X2 yields the protein MKLTVKTLKGSRFEISVLPTDTIMAVKKKIEDSQSKDSYPCGQQLLIHNGKVLKDETSLVDNNVTEEGFLVVMLSKNKTASSAGSSSTQPTSTTTSSTTPAAPSTTQSVAVPAANTTLAQEQPAAQSGTDGQTPSTLVSGTSVEQRVQQIMEMGGGSWDEETVIRALRAAYYNTERAVDYLYSGIPESEDAPLTNISGVGSGAEQAAPPASGGPNASPLDLFPQEAVSDAGAGELGTLEFLRSNDQFQQLRSMVNSNPQILQPMLLELGKQNPQLLRLIQENQAEFVQLLNEPYEGSDGEMDVFDQPEQEMPHAVNVTPAEQESIQRLEAMGFDRALVIEAFLACDRNEELAANYLLENSADFED